Proteins from a genomic interval of Oryctolagus cuniculus chromosome 8, mOryCun1.1, whole genome shotgun sequence:
- the LOC138843581 gene encoding zinc transporter ZIP10-like: MRRREVWGRENISLPGFLGGGRCVVGKDPHSGQVCDVSSSSADAEPGTREPVPDVPLPTMTPSTEEADHDHDHDHDHDHDPDHYHDYDAEPGTREPFPDVPLPTMTPSTEEADHDQDQDHDHDHDHDHDHDHDHGRGPCALCPLPLGARWAAGAP, encoded by the exons atgaggcgtcgggaggtgtggggccgggagaacatttctctgcctggtttcctaggcggaggcaggtgtgttgtcggcaaagaccctcactcaggccaagtgtgtgatgtctcttcttcttccgcagacgccgagcccggcacccgggaacctgttccggacgtgccgctcccaaccatgactcccagcaccgaggaggctgaccacgaccacgaccacgaccacgaccacgaccacgaccccgaccacTACCACGACTatg acgccgagcccggcacccgagAACCttttccggacgtgccgctcccaaccatgactcccagcaccgaggaggctgaccacgaccaagACCaagaccacgaccacgaccacgaccacgaccacgaccacgaccacgaccacggtaggggcccgtgtgccttgtgtcctctgcctctgggagcccgctgggctgccggggctccttga